A single window of Rhodococcus jostii RHA1 DNA harbors:
- a CDS encoding Tn3 family transposase, whose product MASIDRTAYPRFSRMVSVGELAEAFTPSVEEVEWARGRTRDAQHLLVLLVWLKSFQRLGYFPKLVDVPEVVAAHLCGVLELPAGTVLVQDAERTAKRHRQWVRDRLGVTYEPARVRDIAERAIRDAVQTKDNPADLINVALEELVRTRCELPGFTTLDAMASTIRAEVNTALFTKVAGRLGPADRSRLGRLLLVDPITRRSEFDRVKDTAKAASLGKFKARLDYLRQLDDLGPTEVWLADVPPGKVAHFAGEAKVTDVADLRKVGEDKRITLVASLLHTARAGARDEVVTMFCKRMAALHKKGREHLEALREEHRAESERLLGVFGDVLTAVREALDPTTGDGRPDIRPGESADAGAASARPMEAVAEQAGRLVLKTLARAGGMDALVGAHEAVTAHHGNNYLPLLERHYRSHRSALFTLLDCLELEATSADRSVLDAVEFLRAHRNTRANLIPEHVTVEQPGADGAPSTVTLTIDVGVFASAAWRKILRDRDRPGLLVRRHLEVCVFSALAAELRSGDVAVAGSDSFANLHAQLMSWDECAPLVPAFCAQAGIPAEASALTAFYREKLTATAAAVDAGYPGNTDLMLEDGRPVLRRRKGADRCPEALALERAIHDRLPHRALLDILTRTAFLLCWHRHFGPASGSDPKIRDALGRYVLTVFAHGTLLGPSQVAAHMRGQVSVHELSLAGNKHTTATKIDQASTVVVNAFHRLDVAGMWGDGKVAAADGTQVETWENNLLAESHIRYGGYGGIAYRHISNTYIALFSHFIPCGVWEAVYIVEGLLRNDSDIQPDTVHADTQGQSLPVFGLATLLGFDLLPRIRNWHDLTFYRPDPRSRYQHIDRLFGDESIDWDLIETHWEDLLRTTISIREGRLSSVTLLRRLGNHSRRNRLYRAFRELGRVIRTITLLRYLSEPQLREQITAITNRNEAFHGFADWLMFGGKLIGHNDPDHQEKAIKFNELIANCVIYSTACDITDAANEIAADGEPVDPDDLATIAPYITHTVRRFGNWVINLTPPEQTPTTRLDLEPRVLFRAAPA is encoded by the coding sequence GTGGCGTCGATCGATCGCACCGCCTATCCGCGGTTCTCGCGGATGGTGTCGGTGGGGGAGCTGGCCGAGGCGTTCACGCCGTCCGTCGAGGAGGTTGAGTGGGCTCGTGGCCGTACCCGGGATGCGCAGCACCTGCTGGTTCTGCTGGTGTGGCTGAAATCGTTTCAGCGTCTGGGCTACTTCCCGAAGCTGGTCGACGTGCCCGAGGTGGTTGCGGCGCACCTGTGTGGGGTACTGGAGTTGCCGGCGGGGACCGTGTTGGTGCAGGACGCGGAACGGACGGCGAAGCGGCACCGTCAGTGGGTGCGGGACCGGTTGGGGGTGACGTATGAGCCGGCGCGGGTCCGGGACATCGCAGAGCGGGCGATTCGCGACGCGGTGCAGACGAAGGACAACCCCGCGGATCTGATTAACGTGGCGCTCGAAGAGTTGGTCCGCACCCGATGTGAGCTGCCCGGCTTCACCACCCTGGACGCGATGGCATCGACGATCCGGGCCGAGGTCAACACCGCATTGTTCACCAAGGTGGCCGGCCGTCTCGGTCCGGCCGATCGGTCCCGGCTGGGGCGACTGCTGTTGGTCGATCCGATCACCCGGCGCAGCGAGTTCGACAGGGTCAAGGACACCGCCAAGGCCGCCTCGCTCGGTAAATTCAAGGCTCGCCTTGACTACCTGCGACAACTTGACGATCTGGGGCCGACAGAGGTATGGCTCGCCGATGTCCCGCCGGGCAAGGTCGCACACTTCGCCGGTGAGGCGAAGGTGACCGACGTGGCCGATCTGCGCAAGGTCGGCGAGGACAAGCGGATCACCCTGGTCGCCAGCCTTCTGCACACCGCCCGCGCCGGGGCGCGCGACGAGGTGGTGACCATGTTCTGCAAACGCATGGCCGCCCTCCACAAGAAGGGCCGCGAGCACCTCGAGGCACTGCGCGAGGAGCACCGCGCCGAATCCGAACGACTACTCGGCGTATTCGGCGACGTGCTGACCGCGGTGCGCGAAGCCCTCGACCCCACCACCGGCGATGGCCGCCCGGACATCCGCCCCGGTGAGTCCGCGGACGCCGGTGCCGCCTCGGCCCGGCCAATGGAGGCGGTGGCCGAGCAGGCCGGACGGCTGGTGCTGAAGACGTTGGCCCGGGCTGGCGGCATGGACGCCCTCGTGGGCGCCCATGAGGCGGTCACCGCCCATCACGGCAACAACTATCTGCCGCTGCTCGAGCGGCATTACCGCTCACACCGGTCGGCGCTGTTCACCCTGCTGGACTGCCTCGAGCTCGAAGCGACCAGCGCCGATCGCAGCGTGCTCGACGCGGTGGAATTCCTGCGCGCGCACCGCAACACCCGCGCCAACCTCATCCCCGAGCATGTCACCGTAGAACAGCCCGGGGCGGACGGTGCCCCCTCGACGGTGACGCTGACCATCGACGTCGGGGTGTTCGCGTCGGCGGCGTGGCGCAAGATCCTGCGGGACAGGGACCGGCCGGGGTTGCTCGTGCGGCGACATCTCGAGGTGTGCGTGTTCTCCGCGCTGGCCGCCGAGCTCCGTTCCGGGGACGTCGCGGTGGCCGGGTCGGACTCGTTCGCGAACCTGCACGCTCAGTTGATGTCCTGGGACGAGTGCGCACCGCTGGTTCCGGCGTTTTGCGCTCAGGCCGGCATCCCGGCCGAGGCGAGCGCGTTGACCGCGTTCTACCGGGAGAAACTGACTGCCACCGCCGCGGCGGTGGACGCCGGCTACCCCGGCAACACCGACCTGATGCTCGAGGACGGGCGGCCGGTGCTGCGCCGCCGCAAGGGCGCCGACCGGTGCCCGGAGGCGCTGGCGCTGGAGCGGGCCATCCACGACCGGCTCCCGCACCGCGCACTGCTCGACATTCTCACCCGCACCGCGTTCCTGCTTTGCTGGCACCGTCACTTCGGCCCCGCGTCGGGTTCGGACCCGAAAATCCGGGACGCCCTCGGACGGTACGTGCTGACCGTGTTCGCTCACGGCACCCTGCTCGGGCCCAGTCAGGTCGCCGCGCACATGCGCGGGCAGGTCAGCGTGCACGAGCTGTCGCTGGCCGGAAACAAGCACACCACCGCCACCAAAATCGACCAAGCGTCCACGGTGGTGGTCAACGCGTTCCACCGGCTGGATGTGGCCGGCATGTGGGGCGACGGGAAGGTCGCCGCGGCGGATGGGACGCAGGTCGAGACCTGGGAGAACAACCTGCTCGCCGAATCCCACATCCGCTACGGCGGTTACGGCGGAATCGCCTACCGGCACATCTCCAACACCTACATCGCCCTGTTCAGCCACTTCATCCCGTGCGGGGTGTGGGAGGCGGTGTACATCGTCGAGGGATTGCTGCGCAACGACTCCGACATCCAACCCGACACCGTGCACGCCGACACCCAGGGCCAGTCGTTGCCGGTGTTCGGGCTCGCGACGCTGCTGGGTTTCGATCTGCTCCCACGGATCCGCAACTGGCACGACCTCACCTTCTACCGCCCCGACCCACGGTCCCGCTACCAGCACATCGACCGGCTCTTCGGCGACGAGAGCATCGACTGGGATCTGATCGAAACCCACTGGGAAGACCTACTGCGCACCACCATCTCCATCCGGGAGGGCCGCCTGTCGTCGGTGACCCTGCTGCGCCGCCTGGGCAACCACTCCCGCAGGAACCGCCTATACCGGGCGTTCCGCGAACTCGGCAGGGTCATACGCACCATCACCCTGCTGCGGTACCTGTCCGAACCGCAGCTGCGGGAACAGATCACCGCGATCACCAACCGCAATGAGGCGTTCCACGGCTTCGCCGACTGGCTGATGTTCGGCGGCAAACTCATCGGCCACAACGACCCCGACCACCAGGAGAAGGCGATCAAGTTCAACGAACTGATCGCCAACTGCGTCATATACTCCACCGCCTGCGACATCACCGACGCCGCCAACGAGATCGCCGCTGACGGCGAACCGGTCGACCCGGACGATCTGGCCACCATCGCCCCCTACATCACGCACACGGTGCGCCGCTTCGGGAACTGGGTCATCAACCTCACCCCACCGGAGCAGACCCCGACCACCCGACTCGACCTCGAGCCTCGGGTGCTGTTCCGGGCCGCCCCGGCTTGA
- a CDS encoding magnesium transporter CorA family protein, producing MDVRFISRDDVRSCAVTELRALLDRPDGLVWVDVPTWDEQANDALTTIFGFHPLAVRDSMNRNQVPKVHRYEDHFFVVLHAPQSGAHGHVHYVELDQFIGGRYLVTVHGPVNPAIDPATAMVEVNAVLGRLKSGKLQPSNAFELSFAVLAALTARMRAYTAELTKDVWKLEQQVTGGHLGNPETFLDEMFRVRHGLLTVGTMAALSREVYGRMVTIEAFGAGKGQDLLLDAVDQFQHLTVMAKGQKDYLQGTIEFYQARTNTKMTIAAERLAVIAAVTLPITALSSIIGMNVIVNERTQWLSVAAIVLVMLAMSGALLVWAKRKGWF from the coding sequence ATGGACGTCCGCTTCATCTCCCGTGACGATGTGCGTTCGTGTGCGGTGACAGAACTGAGGGCGTTGCTCGACCGGCCCGACGGATTGGTCTGGGTGGATGTCCCGACCTGGGACGAGCAGGCGAACGACGCATTGACCACGATTTTCGGCTTCCATCCTCTCGCCGTGCGGGATTCGATGAACCGCAATCAGGTGCCGAAGGTGCACAGGTATGAGGACCACTTCTTCGTGGTTCTGCACGCGCCGCAGTCGGGAGCGCACGGGCACGTGCACTACGTCGAACTGGACCAGTTCATCGGCGGCCGGTACCTGGTCACCGTGCACGGCCCGGTGAATCCAGCGATCGATCCCGCGACCGCAATGGTCGAGGTGAATGCGGTGCTGGGCCGGTTGAAGTCGGGAAAGTTGCAGCCGAGCAACGCATTCGAGTTGTCCTTCGCAGTGCTCGCCGCATTGACGGCTCGGATGCGGGCGTACACCGCCGAGTTGACCAAGGACGTGTGGAAGCTCGAGCAACAGGTCACCGGCGGGCACCTCGGTAATCCGGAAACCTTTCTCGACGAGATGTTCCGGGTCCGACACGGTCTGCTCACGGTCGGCACCATGGCCGCGCTGAGCCGAGAGGTCTACGGCCGCATGGTCACCATCGAGGCGTTCGGCGCCGGCAAGGGGCAGGACCTCCTCCTAGACGCGGTCGACCAGTTCCAGCATCTGACCGTGATGGCCAAGGGCCAGAAGGACTACCTCCAGGGCACGATCGAGTTCTACCAGGCACGCACGAACACCAAAATGACCATTGCCGCCGAGCGACTCGCCGTCATCGCGGCCGTCACGTTGCCGATCACGGCGTTGTCTTCGATCATCGGCATGAATGTGATCGTGAACGAACGGACGCAATGGCTCTCGGTTGCCGCGATCGTGCTCGTGATGCTCGCGATGTCCGGGGCACTACTCGTCTGGGCGAAGCGTAAAGGCTGGTTCTGA
- a CDS encoding NYN domain-containing protein — protein MVDDKIALVVVDAANVVGSRPDGWWRDRAGAARQLLAKLGTLEQRLDRPAEVVVVLEGAAKAAVTGETNPEFEGLHVVSAPGSGDDAIVDVVAAAAEEDGDRPITVVTADRELRDRVEALGATTIGPRWLLDRINT, from the coding sequence GTGGTTGACGACAAAATTGCGCTGGTTGTGGTGGATGCTGCGAACGTCGTCGGCTCGCGACCCGACGGTTGGTGGCGTGATCGTGCCGGTGCGGCCCGACAATTGCTCGCCAAGCTCGGCACCCTCGAACAGCGCCTGGACCGGCCGGCCGAGGTGGTGGTCGTCCTCGAGGGCGCGGCGAAGGCCGCGGTCACCGGTGAGACCAACCCGGAATTCGAGGGTCTGCACGTGGTGTCGGCGCCCGGTTCGGGCGACGACGCGATCGTCGATGTGGTGGCCGCAGCCGCCGAGGAGGACGGCGACCGGCCGATCACCGTCGTCACCGCAGACCGAGAACTCCGCGACCGAGTCGAGGCGCTCGGGGCCACCACGATCGGTCCGCGCTGGCTCCTGGACCGCATCAACACCTAG
- a CDS encoding phytoene desaturase family protein: MTVRTVDAVVIGAGPNGLAATATLAEAGWDVVLLEQQPEPGGAVRSAELFPGFRTDLFSAFYPLAAVSPAIRHLDLEGVGLRWSQAPAAVGHPRHPHDDDAPLIHRDPTDTAADLERRQPGDGQAWLRLFEQWKDVKEPFLDTLFSPFPPVRGPRRLLSQLGTAEALRLVRFLMLPARRMTHELFDGESARVLLLGNAMHADTPVDAPGSGVMGYLLTMLAQDDGYVVPVGGAGALSAAMAERARRNGAEIRCGEEVTSIEATGGVATEVRTAGGDRYLVKRAVLADVSAPALYGRLLDSSVVPAGVRADLEKFEWDTPVVKVNYALDRKIPWRSRSLESAGTVHLGADDNGLVRWMADLTTGVIPTDPFLLFGQMTTSDPSRSPEGTESAWAYTHLPRGITDDESAELLAHRVDAMLESHAPGFAERVVGRNVQRPGDLEASNANLHGGAVNGGTAQLYQQLVFRPTPGSSGPYTSIDRLYLASSAAHPGGGVHGMCGYNAARAALADHGRWGLVRRKVRGRILDLVVTPDGKRSPHHR; the protein is encoded by the coding sequence GTGACAGTGCGGACTGTCGACGCCGTCGTCATCGGGGCCGGGCCCAATGGTCTCGCCGCAACGGCCACCCTGGCGGAGGCCGGCTGGGACGTCGTACTTCTCGAACAACAACCCGAACCGGGTGGCGCCGTCAGGTCGGCCGAGCTCTTCCCTGGTTTCCGCACCGACCTGTTCAGTGCGTTCTATCCCCTGGCTGCGGTGTCGCCGGCGATCCGGCACCTCGACCTCGAAGGTGTCGGTCTGCGATGGAGTCAGGCGCCCGCCGCGGTCGGGCACCCCAGGCACCCGCACGACGACGATGCCCCACTGATCCACCGGGATCCGACCGACACCGCCGCCGACCTCGAGCGCAGGCAACCGGGGGACGGACAGGCGTGGCTCCGGCTCTTCGAGCAGTGGAAGGACGTGAAGGAACCGTTCCTCGACACCCTGTTCAGCCCGTTTCCTCCCGTCCGTGGACCGCGGCGACTGTTGTCGCAGCTCGGCACCGCGGAAGCCCTCCGGCTCGTCCGCTTCCTCATGCTGCCCGCACGCCGGATGACGCACGAGTTGTTCGACGGCGAATCCGCCCGGGTGCTGTTGCTGGGCAACGCAATGCACGCCGACACACCGGTCGACGCACCGGGGAGCGGAGTCATGGGATATCTCCTGACCATGCTCGCGCAGGACGACGGGTACGTCGTCCCGGTCGGTGGGGCCGGCGCCCTCTCCGCCGCAATGGCGGAACGAGCGAGACGAAACGGCGCGGAAATTCGGTGCGGCGAGGAGGTGACGTCGATCGAGGCAACCGGGGGAGTGGCGACAGAGGTTCGGACGGCGGGCGGCGACCGTTATCTGGTCAAGCGCGCGGTGCTCGCCGATGTCTCCGCGCCCGCACTCTACGGACGGCTGCTGGATTCCTCCGTGGTCCCCGCCGGTGTCCGTGCAGACCTCGAGAAGTTCGAGTGGGATACCCCCGTCGTCAAGGTGAACTACGCTCTCGACCGCAAGATTCCGTGGCGGTCGCGGAGCCTCGAATCCGCCGGAACGGTGCATCTGGGCGCCGACGACAACGGACTGGTCCGGTGGATGGCCGACCTGACCACAGGCGTGATCCCGACAGACCCGTTCCTGCTGTTCGGTCAGATGACGACGTCGGACCCCAGCCGTTCGCCCGAGGGAACCGAAAGCGCCTGGGCTTACACGCATCTTCCGCGGGGAATCACGGACGACGAATCGGCCGAGTTGCTGGCGCACCGAGTGGACGCGATGCTCGAATCGCATGCGCCGGGGTTCGCCGAGCGGGTGGTGGGGCGCAATGTGCAGCGTCCGGGTGACCTCGAGGCGAGCAACGCGAACCTGCACGGCGGCGCCGTCAACGGCGGCACCGCCCAGCTGTACCAGCAGCTCGTCTTCCGCCCGACCCCAGGTTCGTCCGGGCCCTACACGTCCATCGACCGGCTGTACCTGGCCAGCTCGGCCGCCCATCCGGGCGGCGGCGTCCACGGTATGTGTGGGTACAACGCGGCCCGTGCCGCCCTGGCCGACCACGGGCGGTGGGGGTTGGTGCGGCGGAAGGTCCGCGGCCGCATCCTCGACCTCGTGGTCACCCCCGACGGTAAGCGGTCGCCGCACCACCGCTAG
- a CDS encoding SRPBCC family protein: MVVIEAQHDTSASVSDVWSVLANGWLYPSWVVGASRMRAVSAEWPAVGSRLHHSVGAWPALIDDSTEVLFAEENRELRLLAQVTPTKAVVRLRLEPRESGCHLRMSEAAASVPLKWVPQTAQDLAVLPRNLECLRRLSFLAERNTKP; the protein is encoded by the coding sequence GTGGTCGTCATCGAGGCACAACACGACACGTCGGCGTCGGTGTCGGACGTGTGGTCCGTTCTCGCCAACGGGTGGCTGTACCCGTCCTGGGTGGTCGGGGCGTCACGCATGCGTGCCGTCTCCGCCGAATGGCCCGCCGTCGGGAGCCGTCTGCACCATTCCGTCGGCGCCTGGCCCGCGTTGATCGACGACTCCACCGAGGTCCTCTTCGCCGAAGAGAATCGTGAACTTCGGCTGCTCGCCCAGGTGACGCCCACGAAGGCTGTCGTGCGACTGCGACTCGAGCCGCGTGAATCCGGCTGCCACCTCCGCATGTCGGAGGCAGCAGCCTCCGTACCGTTGAAGTGGGTTCCGCAGACGGCGCAAGACCTCGCGGTCCTCCCGCGCAACCTGGAATGTCTACGCCGGCTCTCGTTCCTGGCCGAGCGAAACACGAAACCCTGA
- a CDS encoding HAD family hydrolase, whose amino-acid sequence MSAKSPSTARAVLFDVDGTLVDSNYLHVRAWQRAFREVGHDVDAWRVHRAIGLDSSLLLQSLLGDDADELGDRAKDLHTTYYLGARDSMRPLSGARELIRELHGRGVQVVLATSAPEEELDVLREILSVDSYIAHTTSSEDVDQAKPDPGVVRAAMDRASTSPDTAVMVGDAVWDGKAASRAGVTFVGLLSGGISRADLTEAGAAAVFEDAQDLLDNLESSPLAKLLVS is encoded by the coding sequence ATGTCTGCGAAATCCCCGTCCACCGCCCGAGCAGTGCTGTTCGACGTCGACGGCACCCTGGTCGACTCCAACTACCTGCACGTGCGAGCGTGGCAGCGGGCCTTCCGGGAGGTCGGGCACGACGTGGACGCGTGGCGGGTGCACCGTGCGATCGGACTGGATTCGTCGCTTCTCCTGCAATCGCTTCTCGGTGACGACGCGGACGAGCTCGGGGACCGCGCGAAGGATCTCCACACGACGTACTACCTCGGCGCGCGGGACAGCATGCGGCCGCTGTCCGGGGCACGGGAACTGATCCGGGAACTGCACGGGCGCGGTGTGCAGGTCGTCCTCGCCACCTCCGCCCCCGAGGAGGAACTCGACGTGCTGCGGGAGATCTTGTCGGTCGACTCGTACATCGCTCACACGACGTCGTCCGAGGACGTCGATCAGGCCAAGCCGGATCCTGGGGTGGTTCGCGCCGCGATGGACCGCGCGTCCACGTCGCCCGACACTGCCGTGATGGTGGGCGACGCCGTGTGGGACGGCAAGGCGGCCTCGCGGGCCGGCGTCACCTTCGTCGGACTCCTCAGTGGGGGCATTTCCCGCGCCGACTTGACGGAGGCCGGCGCGGCGGCGGTGTTCGAGGACGCACAGGACCTGCTGGACAACCTCGAGTCCAGTCCGCTGGCGAAGCTGCTGGTGTCCTAG
- a CDS encoding NAD(P)/FAD-dependent oxidoreductase, which produces MTNESAGEPTRIVVVGSGFAGFECARALTRRLRGTDTRITLISAHDYMLYTPLLPEVAGGILDARFVTVPLAEALPNVELVKGNVDSVDFEARTVHVTDCEHGVEDVAWDRVVLTPGSVTRLFDIPGLAEHARGLKTPAEALYFRDQLLTQIELAERDTDPSVADARRTVVVVGASYAGTELTAQLRALADEAAARRNLDPAKIRFLLLDAADTVMPEVGEKLGGKVLDVLRSRGIDVRLETTLTELGPEHVTLDDGTVIPTRTVAWVTGVTASPLIDTLGLPTEKGRLTVRPDLSVDGHPDVFAGGDAAAVPDPRNSGSITPPTAQHAVRQGQTLARNVAASLGVGDPKPYGHRDMGLVVDLGPGFAVANPLGIQLSGFLAKVVTRAYHLYAMPNTANRWAVALAYLTDLLFPRPLVSIGLVTDSESRFAAGEGVGAQH; this is translated from the coding sequence ATGACCAACGAATCAGCTGGAGAGCCAACTCGCATCGTCGTGGTGGGAAGCGGCTTCGCCGGATTCGAATGCGCACGCGCTCTCACGCGTCGCCTCCGGGGGACCGATACCCGCATCACCCTGATCTCGGCGCACGACTACATGCTCTACACACCGCTCCTGCCCGAGGTGGCGGGCGGAATCCTGGACGCACGGTTCGTCACGGTTCCGCTGGCCGAGGCGCTGCCGAACGTCGAACTGGTGAAGGGCAACGTCGATTCCGTCGACTTCGAGGCCCGCACCGTGCACGTGACCGACTGCGAGCACGGTGTCGAGGACGTGGCCTGGGACCGGGTGGTGCTCACCCCGGGGTCGGTGACCCGCCTGTTCGACATTCCCGGTCTCGCCGAGCACGCCAGGGGACTCAAGACGCCGGCCGAGGCGCTGTACTTCCGCGACCAGCTGCTCACCCAGATCGAACTCGCAGAGCGGGACACCGACCCTTCGGTCGCCGACGCCCGCCGGACGGTCGTCGTGGTGGGGGCGTCCTACGCGGGCACGGAACTCACCGCCCAACTGCGCGCCCTCGCCGACGAGGCGGCCGCGCGGCGAAACCTCGACCCCGCGAAGATCCGGTTCCTGCTGCTCGACGCCGCCGACACGGTGATGCCGGAGGTGGGCGAGAAGCTGGGCGGCAAGGTGTTGGACGTGCTGCGCTCCCGCGGCATCGACGTGCGACTGGAAACCACGCTGACCGAACTCGGACCCGAACACGTCACGCTCGACGACGGCACCGTGATCCCCACCCGCACCGTCGCCTGGGTGACGGGCGTGACCGCAAGCCCGCTCATCGACACGCTCGGATTACCCACCGAGAAGGGAAGGTTGACGGTCCGCCCCGACCTCTCGGTGGACGGGCATCCCGACGTCTTCGCGGGCGGCGACGCCGCGGCTGTTCCCGATCCGAGGAACAGCGGGTCGATCACCCCACCCACCGCCCAGCACGCCGTCCGGCAAGGGCAGACCCTGGCCCGTAACGTCGCGGCCAGCCTGGGCGTCGGCGACCCGAAACCGTACGGCCACCGCGACATGGGTCTCGTCGTGGATCTCGGCCCGGGGTTCGCCGTCGCGAACCCTCTCGGCATCCAGCTGTCGGGGTTCCTCGCGAAGGTGGTCACGCGCGCCTACCACCTGTACGCCATGCCGAACACGGCCAATCGCTGGGCGGTCGCCCTCGCCTATCTCACCGATCTGCTCTTCCCCCGCCCACTCGTGTCGATCGGACTGGTCACCGATTCGGAATCGCGGTTCGCGGCGGGCGAGGGCGTAGGAGCGCAGCACTGA
- a CDS encoding DUF4235 domain-containing protein produces the protein MSAVSKAMYKPLALAASVAGGIAASALFGQVWKRVAGEAEAPDPKDLSRSTREVLIAAAVQGTVFGLVKAAVDRAGAQGYRKLAHDDPR, from the coding sequence ATGAGTGCCGTGTCGAAGGCAATGTACAAACCGTTGGCGCTGGCCGCGAGTGTCGCCGGCGGAATCGCGGCAAGCGCGCTCTTCGGTCAGGTGTGGAAGCGCGTCGCCGGCGAAGCCGAGGCTCCCGACCCCAAGGATCTCTCACGCAGCACCCGCGAGGTGCTGATCGCGGCGGCCGTGCAGGGCACCGTATTCGGCCTGGTCAAGGCAGCGGTAGACCGTGCAGGCGCGCAGGGATACCGGAAGCTGGCCCACGACGACCCCCGGTAG
- the phoU gene encoding phosphate signaling complex protein PhoU, with translation MRTRFAENLDSLSGDLASMCRLSVTAMSEASDALLQADLELAEHVIDVSGELDDAAAHWEKRAFALLALQAPVAHDLRFMVGGLHISADLHRMGGLAVHIAKIARRRHPDHVVPDEVLGVFTEMGAVAVAQAKETEQVLQHRDPERARGLLTADEAMDDLHRSLFTITQAEDWPHGVQSAVDITLLGRFYERFCDHTVEIGRRVIFLETGSLPEQ, from the coding sequence ATGCGTACTCGTTTCGCGGAGAATCTCGACAGCCTGTCCGGCGATCTGGCCTCCATGTGCCGGCTGTCCGTTACCGCGATGTCGGAGGCGAGCGACGCACTGCTGCAGGCAGACCTCGAGCTCGCCGAGCACGTCATCGATGTGAGCGGCGAGCTCGACGATGCCGCGGCGCACTGGGAGAAGCGTGCCTTCGCCCTGCTGGCGCTGCAGGCGCCGGTCGCGCACGACCTCCGGTTCATGGTCGGCGGCCTCCACATCTCCGCGGATCTGCACCGCATGGGCGGTCTCGCGGTGCACATCGCGAAGATCGCGCGCCGACGGCATCCCGACCACGTCGTTCCCGACGAAGTCTTGGGCGTGTTCACCGAGATGGGCGCCGTCGCCGTCGCGCAGGCGAAGGAAACCGAGCAGGTTCTGCAGCACCGTGATCCCGAGCGCGCACGCGGTTTGCTGACGGCGGACGAGGCGATGGACGATCTCCATCGGAGCCTGTTCACGATCACCCAGGCCGAGGACTGGCCGCACGGTGTCCAGTCGGCCGTCGACATCACCCTGCTCGGCCGTTTCTACGAGCGGTTCTGCGACCACACGGTGGAGATCGGCAGGCGCGTCATCTTCCTCGAGACGGGCAGCCTGCCCGAACAGTGA
- a CDS encoding class I SAM-dependent DNA methyltransferase: MVSAMDPGYFETMYAESADPWGFDERWYERRKYALTLAALPRPHYRRAFEPGCSIGVLTVHLARRCDRVVATDVVPRALESARDRLRREGVADRVELGRASLLDPWPPGAFDLVVLSEVLYYLTPADLATTLGRAVDALEVGGTLVAVHWQHPVPEYPQTGRAVHETVAATDGLHRAGSYQDADFHLDVYTRGPVPSVAAAEGLS; this comes from the coding sequence GTGGTGAGCGCAATGGATCCCGGCTACTTCGAGACGATGTACGCGGAATCGGCGGACCCGTGGGGCTTCGACGAGCGGTGGTACGAGCGCCGCAAGTACGCGCTCACTCTCGCGGCCCTGCCCCGTCCGCACTATCGGCGGGCGTTCGAACCGGGGTGTTCGATCGGCGTCCTCACGGTGCACCTGGCGCGGCGTTGCGACCGAGTCGTCGCAACGGATGTGGTTCCGCGCGCCCTGGAGAGCGCACGGGACCGTCTGCGGCGCGAAGGAGTGGCCGACCGGGTGGAACTCGGCCGGGCATCGCTGCTCGACCCGTGGCCACCCGGCGCCTTCGACCTCGTCGTGCTCAGTGAGGTGCTGTATTACCTGACACCCGCCGACCTCGCCACCACGCTCGGACGTGCTGTCGACGCCCTGGAAGTCGGTGGCACCCTCGTGGCGGTCCACTGGCAGCATCCGGTACCCGAGTACCCGCAGACCGGCCGCGCGGTGCACGAGACGGTCGCCGCGACGGACGGCCTCCACCGTGCCGGGTCGTACCAGGACGCGGACTTCCACCTCGACGTCTACACCCGGGGTCCGGTGCCCTCGGTGGCCGCGGCGGAAGGGTTGAGCTGA